Proteins encoded by one window of Halomonas sp. SH5A2:
- a CDS encoding amidoligase family protein — translation MTLEAPPNGWNSKGETRKIGVEIEFAGLPPRDTALIVCELFGGELNVVSPHRLLVEGTRWGEFGIELDTQYAHPDQALLEEIHEQDSEWSRQQHQHRLEFHRKTRELIGDMVTGLVPTEIVCPPVPWNELDELDTLFEALRTHGAKGTDASLLYGFGLHLNPEVEREDVDYLLAMLRAYLLLASWLRSEIKVDITREVLPHANPFPKEYALKVLNRQYTPDIDTLIDDYLYYNPTRNRELDLLPLFAYLRPDHPHKLLHSELTKPRPTFHYRLPNAQLSEPRWGAVTEWNRWVAVERLAASRETLAARCDHYIAQHNRPLITRLASRAKRWWSQRSSTKR, via the coding sequence ATGACGCTAGAAGCGCCACCTAATGGATGGAACTCAAAGGGCGAAACTCGCAAGATCGGTGTCGAAATCGAATTCGCCGGTTTGCCACCTCGCGACACAGCCCTGATCGTGTGCGAACTGTTTGGTGGCGAGCTTAACGTGGTCAGCCCCCACCGGCTACTGGTCGAAGGCACCCGTTGGGGGGAGTTTGGCATTGAGCTGGATACCCAATATGCGCACCCTGACCAGGCGCTACTAGAGGAAATCCACGAGCAGGACAGCGAATGGTCACGCCAGCAACACCAACATCGCCTGGAATTCCACCGCAAGACTCGCGAGCTAATTGGCGATATGGTGACGGGCCTGGTTCCCACTGAGATCGTTTGTCCGCCGGTGCCCTGGAACGAACTCGACGAGCTCGATACGCTGTTTGAGGCATTGCGGACGCACGGGGCAAAAGGCACGGATGCCAGCTTACTCTACGGCTTTGGGTTACACCTCAACCCTGAAGTTGAGCGTGAAGACGTGGATTACCTGCTGGCGATGCTGCGCGCCTACCTGCTCCTGGCAAGCTGGCTGCGCAGTGAGATCAAGGTGGACATCACCCGCGAAGTGCTGCCCCACGCCAACCCATTTCCCAAAGAGTATGCGCTCAAGGTATTAAACCGTCAGTACACGCCGGATATCGACACGCTGATTGATGACTACCTGTACTACAATCCCACCCGCAACCGGGAACTGGATTTATTGCCACTGTTTGCTTACCTTCGCCCTGACCACCCACACAAGCTGTTGCATAGCGAGTTGACCAAACCTCGGCCAACGTTTCATTACCGGCTACCTAATGCCCAGCTTTCGGAGCCTCGTTGGGGGGCCGTCACGGAATGGAATCGCTGGGTCGCCGTGGAACGCTTGGCAGCCTCCAGGGAAACCCTTGCCGCGCGCTGTGACCACTATATCGCCCAGCACAACCGGCCACTGATTACTCGCCTGGCAAGCCGCGCCAAGCGCTGGTGGAGTCAGCGCAGTTCAACGAAGCGCTGA
- a CDS encoding gamma-glutamyl-gamma-aminobutyrate hydrolase family protein, which yields MARPLIGITTSDAKSQLAWCFDWFAVWRHGGRPLRLSPARPMPDDLDGLIIGGGDDIEASLYGGEVQLDVRLDPARDELELRLLEHFIPRNTPVLGICRGAQLINIHLGGTLDPDIYTTHEGLKRRRTVLPRKTVDIVGASQLHRLLGVTWCRVNSLHHQAVNRAGKGIDIVARDRDGLVQGIESRDHDFLLGVQWHPEWLVFNRPQQRLIRALVAAAERRQADIKR from the coding sequence ATGGCCCGCCCGTTAATTGGCATTACCACTTCCGATGCAAAAAGCCAGCTTGCCTGGTGTTTCGATTGGTTTGCAGTCTGGCGTCACGGTGGCCGACCGCTGCGTTTATCGCCTGCAAGACCTATGCCCGATGATCTGGATGGACTCATCATCGGCGGTGGCGATGATATTGAAGCCTCACTGTATGGTGGTGAGGTGCAGCTGGATGTCCGCTTGGACCCCGCCCGAGACGAACTGGAACTCAGGCTGCTGGAGCATTTTATCCCGCGCAATACCCCTGTACTGGGTATTTGCCGGGGAGCCCAACTGATCAACATCCACCTGGGCGGCACCCTGGACCCGGATATTTACACCACTCATGAGGGATTGAAACGCCGACGCACGGTGCTGCCCCGCAAAACCGTCGATATCGTAGGGGCCAGCCAGTTACACCGCTTGCTCGGCGTCACCTGGTGCCGGGTTAACAGCCTACATCATCAAGCGGTTAACCGTGCCGGCAAGGGAATCGACATTGTCGCCCGTGACCGCGATGGTCTGGTCCAGGGTATAGAGTCCCGTGACCACGATTTTCTGCTTGGCGTGCAATGGCATCCCGAATGGCTCGTTTTCAACCGCCCCCAACAGCGTTTAATTCGCGCGCTGGTGGCGGCGGCAGAGCGTCGTCAGGCCGATATCAAGCGTTAA
- the tpx gene encoding thiol peroxidase: MQQITRAGEPMDVAGHLPAPGQVAPAMTLTNSELQDVTLDTYQGKRKVLNIIPSVDTPTCAMSTRQFNELASKLENTVVLVVSADLPFAAKRFCGAEGLDDVETLSTFRHREFQEAWGVALCNSAMEGLCARAVVVLDTDNRVLHSELVSELKDQPDYDAALAALNA, encoded by the coding sequence ATGCAACAGATTACCCGTGCCGGTGAGCCGATGGATGTCGCCGGCCATTTGCCAGCCCCAGGGCAAGTCGCGCCTGCCATGACCCTCACCAACAGTGAGCTTCAGGATGTCACCCTTGATACGTATCAAGGCAAACGCAAAGTGCTCAACATTATTCCCAGCGTCGATACGCCGACTTGCGCGATGTCGACTCGGCAGTTTAACGAGCTGGCGTCCAAACTTGAAAACACTGTGGTGTTGGTGGTGTCGGCCGATTTGCCCTTTGCTGCCAAGCGGTTTTGTGGTGCGGAAGGGTTGGACGACGTCGAAACACTGTCCACCTTCCGTCATCGCGAGTTTCAGGAAGCCTGGGGCGTGGCGTTGTGCAATAGCGCGATGGAAGGGCTATGTGCCCGGGCCGTCGTGGTGCTGGACACCGATAACCGCGTGCTCCACAGCGAGCTGGTAAGTGAGCTGAAAGATCAGCCGGATTACGACGCTGCGCTCGCTGCCCTTAACGCTTGA
- a CDS encoding glutamine amidotransferase yields the protein MPSLVIIKTGDAFPEVVEQHGDFEQLFIQQLREALPGDMTLSVWDAREKTPTASPTSFAGVVITGSHSMVSEAPPWSEALKPWLKQALADEVPMLGVCYGHQLMAAAFDGVSDFHPAGRESGTHQVRLTQAGQQDPLFSQLPESFPAHLTHAQSVMQLPPNATVLAHNSHDAHQALRYGPRQWSVQFHPEFTAPVMRAYLERQRAALRDQGEDPDALLSGVHDTPEASGLLRRFLSFV from the coding sequence ATGCCTTCTTTAGTGATTATTAAAACCGGTGATGCCTTCCCGGAAGTGGTCGAACAGCACGGTGATTTCGAGCAGCTTTTTATCCAGCAGCTACGTGAGGCGTTACCTGGCGACATGACGTTAAGCGTATGGGATGCACGGGAGAAAACACCAACGGCGTCGCCCACCTCGTTTGCCGGCGTGGTCATCACTGGTTCGCACAGCATGGTGAGTGAAGCGCCGCCATGGAGTGAGGCGCTAAAGCCCTGGCTCAAGCAGGCGCTGGCGGACGAGGTGCCAATGCTTGGCGTGTGTTACGGGCACCAGCTCATGGCAGCGGCCTTTGACGGCGTCAGCGACTTCCACCCCGCCGGTCGGGAATCGGGCACTCATCAGGTACGGCTCACCCAGGCCGGTCAGCAAGATCCTCTCTTCAGCCAGCTGCCCGAGTCCTTCCCGGCGCATCTCACCCATGCGCAATCGGTAATGCAGTTACCACCCAATGCCACGGTGCTCGCGCATAACAGCCACGACGCCCACCAAGCACTGCGCTATGGACCACGCCAATGGAGCGTGCAGTTTCATCCCGAATTCACTGCACCGGTGATGCGCGCCTATCTTGAGCGTCAGCGAGCAGCGCTGCGCGACCAGGGCGAAGACCCTGACGCCCTGCTCAGTGGCGTTCACGACACACCAGAGGCATCCGGCCTTCTGCGCCGTTTCCTATCGTTTGTGTAA
- the nfi gene encoding deoxyribonuclease V (cleaves DNA at apurinic or apyrimidinic sites): MPAPLHEWNLAPKDAMALQTKLAKRVELNDRIEPVHHIAGVDIGFEDGGETTRAAVVVLQWSQEAAPNLSVVEQVIQREPTRMPYIPGLLSFREIPAALGAFAKLSIQPELVMVDGQGIAHPRRLGVAAHLGLWLDTPTIGIAKSRLTGTHAEVGEQRGDWVPLTANSGEVIGAVLRSRARVKPVFVSSGHRLSLDTSLQWVLRCLGATKLPEPTRLADRLASRRDQRRV, translated from the coding sequence ATGCCTGCACCGCTACACGAATGGAACCTCGCGCCCAAAGACGCAATGGCACTGCAAACGAAGCTCGCGAAGCGGGTCGAATTGAACGACCGTATCGAGCCCGTGCACCATATTGCGGGGGTGGATATTGGTTTTGAGGATGGCGGTGAAACAACCCGAGCGGCAGTGGTGGTACTGCAATGGAGCCAGGAAGCTGCCCCCAACCTGTCGGTCGTAGAGCAGGTCATTCAGCGTGAGCCTACGCGTATGCCCTATATTCCTGGGCTGCTGTCGTTTCGTGAAATTCCCGCCGCGCTGGGTGCTTTTGCAAAACTAAGCATTCAGCCCGAACTGGTGATGGTGGACGGGCAGGGCATCGCCCATCCACGGAGACTGGGGGTTGCTGCCCACCTGGGACTATGGCTGGATACGCCCACCATTGGCATTGCCAAATCCCGGCTGACGGGAACCCATGCTGAAGTGGGTGAGCAGCGTGGCGATTGGGTACCGCTCACTGCCAACAGCGGTGAGGTGATTGGTGCGGTATTGCGCTCAAGAGCCAGGGTGAAACCGGTGTTTGTGTCTTCTGGTCACCGCCTGTCGCTGGACACGTCTTTGCAATGGGTGTTGCGCTGCCTGGGTGCGACCAAACTGCCAGAACCCACCCGCCTGGCAGACCGGCTCGCCTCGCGGCGGGATCAAAGGCGCGTTTAA
- a CDS encoding DEAD/DEAH box helicase has product MTSTSVASPTFGDLALLPAVLTAVESQGYVTPSPIQAQTIPALLEGRDMLGQAQTGTGKTAAFALPLLSRLELTRREPQVLVMAPTRELAQQVAVSFSKYGQNLKGLEVATLCGGQEYREQLGALKRGAQVVVGTPGRIIDHLDRGSLKLDGLSALVLDEADEMLRMGFIDDVKRVVADTPKDARRVFFSATLPTEIERIVNRYLVDPVKVAIEKGTTTGENIEQRIVRVDGGAKLEALARILEVEPVDGAIVFVRTRAACTTLVEQLTARGVNAAGLSGDLDQSLRERTITRLKRGKVDVLIATDVAARGLDVSRITHVINYDLPQDAEAYTHRIGRTGRAGRSGIAITFAGFREGRKVGWMEQATGQKMADMPLPDESAIRAHRDEVFHQRVVASLTKGADEQRALIERLVEEGHDPVELACAFSAMARADEAPIGRLQAPRKEKPSRDGASGGKPGARRERSSTPSEGMTRYRVSVGHKDGVKPGQLVGALANEGGIEGARIGRIDIRNAFSVVELPSGLPSTILTKMARARVSGRPLEISEDSAPERAPRRRRDEGDAPISRRERA; this is encoded by the coding sequence ATGACCTCGACTTCTGTCGCTTCGCCGACCTTCGGCGATCTTGCTCTATTGCCTGCCGTTCTGACTGCTGTTGAATCTCAGGGCTACGTAACTCCCTCGCCTATTCAGGCGCAGACCATTCCTGCGTTGCTCGAAGGCCGGGATATGCTGGGCCAGGCGCAAACCGGTACCGGTAAAACCGCTGCGTTCGCATTGCCATTGTTATCGCGTCTGGAACTGACGCGCCGCGAGCCTCAGGTGCTGGTCATGGCACCGACTCGCGAGCTTGCTCAACAGGTTGCTGTCTCATTCAGCAAATACGGCCAAAATCTTAAAGGCCTCGAAGTTGCGACCCTGTGTGGCGGTCAAGAGTACCGCGAACAGCTCGGCGCGCTGAAGCGCGGTGCCCAGGTTGTTGTCGGCACTCCTGGCCGGATTATCGACCATCTCGACCGCGGCAGTCTGAAACTCGACGGCCTGTCCGCACTCGTGCTGGACGAAGCGGACGAAATGCTGCGTATGGGCTTTATCGACGACGTAAAACGCGTGGTTGCCGATACCCCGAAAGATGCCCGGCGCGTGTTCTTCTCCGCGACCCTGCCGACTGAAATCGAACGTATCGTTAACCGCTACCTGGTAGACCCGGTTAAAGTCGCGATCGAAAAAGGCACAACGACCGGCGAAAATATCGAACAGCGCATCGTGCGTGTTGACGGTGGCGCCAAGCTTGAAGCACTGGCACGTATTCTCGAAGTCGAGCCGGTCGACGGCGCCATTGTCTTTGTGCGTACCCGTGCCGCCTGTACCACGCTCGTAGAGCAACTGACTGCTCGTGGTGTCAATGCCGCTGGTCTGTCAGGTGATCTCGACCAGAGTCTGCGTGAGCGCACCATTACCCGCTTGAAGCGTGGCAAGGTCGACGTGCTGATCGCCACCGATGTGGCCGCGCGCGGTCTAGACGTATCGCGTATTACCCATGTCATCAACTACGACCTGCCCCAGGATGCGGAAGCCTACACGCACCGTATTGGCCGTACTGGCCGTGCCGGTCGTAGCGGTATCGCGATTACCTTTGCTGGTTTCCGTGAAGGCCGCAAAGTGGGCTGGATGGAGCAGGCAACTGGTCAGAAAATGGCCGATATGCCGCTACCTGATGAATCCGCTATCCGTGCGCACCGCGATGAAGTTTTCCATCAGCGCGTCGTTGCCTCGTTAACCAAAGGCGCAGACGAGCAGCGTGCGCTGATCGAACGTCTGGTAGAAGAAGGTCACGACCCGGTCGAATTGGCCTGTGCGTTTTCTGCCATGGCCCGCGCTGATGAAGCACCGATTGGTCGCCTGCAGGCACCGCGCAAAGAGAAGCCCTCGCGTGATGGCGCGTCTGGCGGTAAGCCGGGTGCTCGTCGTGAGCGTTCAAGCACGCCCAGCGAAGGCATGACCCGCTACCGCGTTTCCGTCGGCCATAAAGACGGCGTTAAGCCCGGTCAACTGGTCGGCGCTCTAGCTAACGAAGGCGGTATCGAAGGCGCGCGCATTGGCCGTATCGATATCCGTAACGCCTTCTCGGTGGTTGAACTGCCCAGCGGTTTGCCGTCCACCATCCTGACTAAAATGGCCCGTGCCCGCGTATCTGGCCGTCCGTTGGAAATCAGCGAAGATAGCGCCCCGGAGCGTGCTCCGCGCCGTCGTCGTGATGAAGGTGATGCGCCTATTAGTCGCCGCGAACGCGCTTAA
- a CDS encoding CsbD family protein has product MNWDQVEGRWTEVKGKARASWGEITDDELDQIAGKRDQLVGKLQQKYGLEKEEAERKADDWANSL; this is encoded by the coding sequence ATGAACTGGGATCAAGTCGAAGGAAGATGGACCGAAGTGAAAGGCAAAGCACGCGCCAGTTGGGGCGAAATTACCGACGATGAGCTCGACCAGATCGCCGGCAAACGTGACCAACTGGTGGGCAAGCTGCAACAAAAATATGGCTTGGAAAAGGAAGAAGCCGAGCGCAAGGCGGACGATTGGGCCAACTCCCTGTAA
- a CDS encoding PRC-barrel domain-containing protein: MHKSIITTAVSAALLSGVAFNANAATDEPQGMYSADDIMDADVYLEGDTNEDIGDVDDILLNEDMQVSALVVESGSILGLGGREIVVDTDYFSLETDTDGDDTEHRVLISASEEEVKSFPTYDRDWWEQTKANARDAWQSTEEGVQSAWQTTREAIDPDEEINEE, from the coding sequence ATGCATAAGTCAATCATTACCACTGCCGTAAGCGCAGCCCTACTCAGCGGTGTTGCCTTCAATGCCAACGCCGCGACAGACGAGCCCCAAGGTATGTATTCCGCCGATGACATCATGGATGCTGATGTCTATCTTGAAGGCGATACCAACGAAGATATTGGTGACGTCGACGATATTCTGCTGAATGAAGACATGCAGGTCAGTGCTCTGGTCGTCGAAAGCGGTTCTATCCTTGGCTTGGGCGGTCGCGAAATAGTCGTCGACACCGATTACTTCAGCCTGGAAACCGATACTGACGGTGACGATACCGAGCATCGTGTCCTCATCAGCGCCTCAGAAGAGGAAGTAAAATCTTTCCCCACTTATGACCGGGACTGGTGGGAACAGACCAAGGCAAATGCCCGCGATGCTTGGCAAAGCACCGAAGAGGGTGTTCAAAGTGCCTGGCAAACAACCCGCGAGGCCATTGATCCTGACGAAGAAATCAACGAAGAGTAA
- a CDS encoding glutathione S-transferase family protein: MGLLIDGEWHDQWYDTKKHGGEFVRESAQLRDWVGDHPVVEGNCYPAEMNRYHLYVSLACPWAHRTLIMRALKGLESVIGTSHVSPLMLDQGWTYHQDEGASGDPVNGVEFHRQLYTMTDPHYTGRVTVPVLWDKQRNAIVNNESADLVRILNGAFDDLTGNDLDFYPDDLRDVIDEVNADVYDHINNGVYKSGFATEQHVYEKHVQALFDALERMEKRLAQHRYLVGEWLTEADIRLFTTLIRFDAVYYGHFKCNVKRIEDFPNLANYVREIYQWPGVAETVNMDHIKRHYYYSHDTINPTRIVPVGPALDFDRPHDRERLPGKGIRRKA, translated from the coding sequence ATGGGGCTGTTGATTGACGGCGAATGGCACGATCAGTGGTACGACACAAAGAAACATGGAGGCGAGTTCGTCCGCGAATCGGCCCAGCTGCGTGACTGGGTGGGTGATCATCCCGTTGTTGAAGGTAATTGTTACCCGGCTGAAATGAATCGTTATCATCTGTATGTGTCGCTTGCCTGTCCCTGGGCGCACCGTACATTGATCATGCGAGCCCTCAAAGGGCTTGAGTCGGTTATCGGTACTTCCCACGTCAGCCCGTTAATGCTCGATCAGGGGTGGACGTACCATCAAGACGAAGGTGCCAGCGGCGATCCTGTCAATGGGGTCGAGTTTCATCGCCAGCTTTATACAATGACCGATCCCCACTACACCGGGCGCGTTACCGTCCCCGTTCTTTGGGACAAGCAGCGTAACGCGATTGTTAATAATGAATCGGCTGACCTGGTGCGTATACTCAATGGCGCCTTTGACGACCTGACCGGCAATGACCTGGATTTCTACCCCGACGACTTGCGCGATGTCATTGATGAGGTCAATGCCGACGTTTATGACCACATTAATAACGGTGTTTACAAGTCAGGTTTTGCTACCGAACAGCACGTATACGAAAAACATGTGCAGGCGCTGTTCGATGCGTTGGAACGTATGGAGAAGCGTCTAGCACAACATCGTTACCTGGTGGGCGAGTGGTTAACCGAGGCGGATATTCGGTTGTTTACCACCTTGATACGTTTCGATGCGGTGTATTACGGCCACTTCAAGTGCAACGTGAAGCGTATAGAAGACTTTCCCAATCTTGCCAACTACGTGCGCGAGATCTATCAGTGGCCGGGGGTGGCTGAAACGGTTAATATGGACCACATCAAACGCCACTATTATTACAGTCACGACACCATCAACCCCACTCGCATCGTTCCGGTTGGGCCGGCGTTGGATTTTGATCGTCCGCATGATCGCGAGCGGTTGCCGGGGAAGGGGATACGCCGCAAGGCCTGA
- a CDS encoding LysR family transcriptional regulator: MSRVTLAQWQMLAAVVDHGGFARAAEAVHKSPSTLNHAVHKLEEQLGVQVLEPVGRQVRLTEAGELLLRRARQLIESSESLEDVASRLAAGLEAEVVLAIDQVFPAAAQAKALERFSETYPQVRVQLFESVLNGGIEMLYDGRADLVISGIEAQGFLGEPLVMVKFVAVAHPTHALHRLGRSLDLRDLAQHRQLVVRDSALRQSTNAGWLKAEQRWTVSHLNTSLDMLKRGLGFAWMPETRIEQELRDGQLKPLPLAAGSIREVPIQLIFRDQDRAGPAAHAMAAALRQAVRECAFEDSIASNE, encoded by the coding sequence ATGTCTCGGGTAACACTTGCACAGTGGCAGATGCTAGCCGCCGTGGTTGACCATGGAGGGTTTGCTCGGGCCGCCGAGGCCGTGCATAAAAGCCCCTCAACGTTAAACCACGCGGTACATAAACTGGAAGAACAGTTAGGGGTTCAGGTGCTTGAGCCCGTAGGGCGCCAGGTCCGCCTGACGGAGGCCGGTGAGTTACTCCTGCGCCGGGCTCGTCAACTGATTGAAAGTTCCGAGTCGCTGGAAGACGTGGCCTCGCGGTTGGCAGCGGGACTGGAGGCGGAAGTCGTGCTCGCGATCGACCAGGTGTTTCCCGCGGCGGCCCAGGCAAAAGCGCTAGAGCGTTTTTCTGAAACTTATCCCCAGGTGCGGGTACAGCTGTTTGAAAGTGTGTTAAATGGCGGCATTGAAATGCTATACGATGGCCGCGCGGATTTGGTGATATCGGGTATTGAAGCGCAAGGGTTTCTTGGGGAGCCGTTGGTCATGGTGAAGTTTGTTGCCGTCGCCCATCCCACCCATGCGCTTCATCGGTTGGGTAGGTCGCTGGATCTGCGAGACCTTGCCCAGCACCGTCAGCTAGTCGTCCGGGATTCCGCGCTTCGCCAATCGACTAACGCTGGCTGGTTGAAAGCCGAACAGCGCTGGACGGTTAGCCACCTGAATACCTCGCTCGATATGCTTAAGCGTGGTCTCGGCTTTGCATGGATGCCGGAAACGCGCATTGAACAAGAGCTCCGTGACGGTCAGCTCAAGCCGCTTCCACTGGCAGCGGGCAGTATTCGGGAAGTTCCCATTCAATTGATTTTTCGCGATCAGGACAGGGCGGGGCCGGCGGCGCATGCCATGGCCGCGGCGCTACGCCAGGCCGTGCGTGAGTGCGCCTTTGAGGATTCGATTGCATCGAATGAATAG
- a CDS encoding peptidoglycan DD-metalloendopeptidase family protein, whose protein sequence is MLRILHSLPRTHKLLLLPVATMVTVLGTQKLLTTYNELNQPDAPMESVLVPLPSDSTPGVPTLGNERTPVAAAIDRASRALDATRENIPLSDLKATEIVNLDVIDGAEADVNLRTASVLTPASSVLSASDTSTANDVILNDGALHMAVVIGTLTSGMLDVDHESSTQIADATSYEDYGAELFGDVSFLDLEIAAEEPFVPQWETHIVESGETFAVLAQNQLGLGYSEVLTLLDDVPDPKMLTQWRAGHSFDYQLDEDGRLLSLRMMKNTRDGVLIEREDDQYAINSIERKGEPVQRLYAGTVSGSFARSAQSTGLNSSSVTALTQLLQKKLDFRRDSRRGDRFQVLVESDMIEGETLDSRVLAVKYQGERMDLTVVRNATDDKFYTPEGGSLDPAFARRPFEGSYRLSSNFNPQRKHPVTGRISPHNGTDFAMPIGTPITAPAAGRVEKVANHYAAGRYIVVRHDNGYRTRYLHLSKPLVSQGERIEMGERIALSGNTGRSTGPHLHYEVIVNNSPVNAMTVELPENTSLDGDTLIAFQRQAEPILAALDSGETGTISLVGNTSEDDE, encoded by the coding sequence ATGTTGCGAATCCTTCATTCGCTGCCCCGCACGCATAAATTGTTATTGTTACCGGTAGCCACTATGGTTACGGTGCTGGGCACACAAAAATTGTTAACGACATATAACGAACTGAATCAACCCGATGCTCCAATGGAGAGCGTTCTGGTCCCCCTTCCAAGCGATTCTACCCCGGGTGTTCCCACCCTAGGTAACGAACGCACTCCTGTAGCCGCTGCCATCGACCGCGCCTCCCGCGCCCTTGATGCAACTCGCGAGAACATTCCGCTGAGCGACTTGAAAGCGACCGAAATTGTGAATTTGGACGTTATTGATGGCGCGGAAGCCGATGTCAATCTACGCACTGCAAGCGTGCTGACACCCGCGTCCAGCGTACTCAGTGCTTCAGACACAAGTACGGCAAATGACGTAATTCTTAATGATGGCGCGCTGCACATGGCCGTTGTGATCGGCACGTTGACCAGCGGCATGCTGGATGTCGACCACGAGTCATCTACCCAGATAGCCGACGCCACCTCCTATGAAGATTACGGCGCTGAGCTGTTTGGCGATGTGTCGTTCCTTGATTTGGAAATAGCCGCAGAAGAGCCGTTTGTACCCCAGTGGGAAACCCATATCGTTGAGTCGGGCGAAACCTTTGCCGTTCTGGCCCAGAACCAATTAGGCCTAGGTTACAGCGAAGTCCTGACGCTACTTGACGATGTACCCGATCCCAAAATGCTGACCCAATGGCGTGCAGGCCACAGCTTCGACTACCAGCTTGACGAAGATGGTCGCCTGCTATCGCTGCGGATGATGAAAAATACCCGTGATGGCGTATTGATTGAACGCGAAGACGACCAGTACGCCATTAACAGCATTGAGCGCAAAGGCGAGCCGGTTCAACGCCTTTACGCGGGCACCGTCAGCGGTAGCTTTGCCCGCTCTGCCCAGTCGACGGGCCTTAACAGCAGTTCTGTCACGGCATTGACCCAACTGCTCCAGAAAAAACTCGATTTTCGCCGCGACAGCCGTCGCGGCGATCGTTTTCAGGTGCTCGTCGAATCTGACATGATTGAAGGCGAAACGCTTGACTCGCGCGTGCTGGCGGTTAAATACCAGGGCGAACGCATGGATTTAACCGTGGTACGCAATGCGACCGACGATAAATTTTATACGCCGGAAGGCGGTAGTCTGGATCCGGCGTTCGCACGCCGACCCTTTGAAGGCAGCTACCGCCTGAGTTCAAACTTCAACCCGCAGCGCAAGCACCCGGTCACCGGGCGCATCAGCCCGCATAACGGTACCGACTTTGCCATGCCGATTGGCACGCCCATTACGGCACCCGCTGCTGGCCGAGTCGAGAAGGTTGCCAACCATTACGCCGCCGGACGCTACATTGTCGTTCGTCACGACAACGGCTACCGCACCCGCTATTTACATCTTTCAAAGCCTCTGGTCAGCCAGGGTGAGCGGATCGAAATGGGCGAGCGCATTGCGCTATCGGGCAACACCGGCCGCAGCACTGGCCCGCATCTGCACTACGAAGTCATCGTCAACAATTCGCCGGTCAACGCGATGACCGTTGAGTTGCCTGAGAACACCAGCCTGGATGGCGATACTCTCATCGCGTTTCAGCGCCAGGCCGAGCCCATACTGGCGGCACTGGATAGCGGTGAAACCGGCACGATCAGCCTGGTCGGCAACACATCAGAAGACGACGAATAA